In Opitutaceae bacterium TAV5, one genomic interval encodes:
- a CDS encoding mammalian cell entry protein encodes MKTKVSPAIIGFFVLGAIALGIIALLSFGGFSFFRKPERFIVYFDESIQGLDVGSPVKIRGMRVGRVADVQIRHSPGGYQSYVAVTCEMNRDKVASARGTELDISAREKFEQLVNDGLRAQLGILGLATGMLYVELDFFDPAAYPPALHEGLKSPYLEVPAIPSTIAEFQANLSDILREVRNIKFGEIGKEVHLLIADVRTRFNEANTSALVQEWTRTATSIRTFAESPELRQTVASLNAASAKLDTLLGEISNETGPLGKDVSATLADVRSAIKEFTAVSGTLRQFMGNQQHVGTEAGKALARLSEAAEAIGRLADFLERNPTALISGRPPDLKLKN; translated from the coding sequence ATGAAAACCAAGGTCAGTCCCGCCATCATCGGCTTCTTTGTCCTCGGCGCGATCGCGCTTGGCATCATTGCGCTCCTCTCGTTCGGCGGCTTCAGCTTCTTTCGCAAGCCGGAGCGGTTCATCGTCTATTTCGACGAGTCGATCCAGGGTCTCGATGTCGGCTCCCCGGTCAAGATCCGCGGCATGCGCGTCGGCCGCGTGGCGGACGTCCAGATCCGGCACTCCCCCGGCGGCTACCAGTCGTACGTGGCCGTCACGTGCGAAATGAACCGCGACAAGGTCGCCTCCGCTCGCGGCACCGAGCTCGACATCAGCGCCCGGGAAAAGTTCGAGCAGCTCGTCAACGATGGCCTCCGCGCCCAGCTCGGCATTCTCGGCCTCGCCACCGGCATGCTTTACGTGGAGCTCGATTTCTTCGACCCCGCCGCCTACCCGCCCGCTCTCCACGAGGGCCTCAAGTCGCCTTATCTCGAAGTGCCCGCCATCCCCTCCACCATCGCGGAATTCCAGGCCAACCTCAGCGACATCCTGCGCGAAGTGCGCAACATCAAGTTCGGAGAAATCGGCAAGGAGGTCCATCTGCTCATCGCCGACGTGCGCACCCGGTTCAACGAGGCCAACACCTCCGCCCTCGTCCAGGAATGGACGCGGACCGCCACCTCCATCCGCACCTTCGCCGAGTCCCCCGAACTGCGCCAGACCGTCGCTTCCCTCAACGCCGCCTCCGCCAAGCTCGATACCCTGCTCGGCGAAATCAGCAACGAGACCGGGCCGCTCGGCAAGGATGTCTCCGCCACGCTCGCCGACGTCCGCTCCGCCATCAAGGAGTTCACCGCCGTCTCCGGCACGTTGCGCCAGTTCATGGGCAACCAGCAGCATGTCGGCACCGAGGCGGGCAAGGCGCTGGCCCGGCTCAGCGAGGCCGCCGAAGCCATCGGCCGCCTCGCCGATTTCCTCGAGCGCAACCCCACCGCCCTCATCAGCGGCCGCCCGCCGGACTTAAAACTCAAAAATTAA